From one Spiroplasma endosymbiont of Panorpa germanica genomic stretch:
- a CDS encoding type I phosphomannose isomerase catalytic subunit, with protein MEILKLAPFFSERLWGGQKLKEMGFKTPINKKIGEAWVISAHDNGMSYVDSPGAYEGISLKDLFAKHPELFGNTAYEEYPLLVKIITAKDYLSVQVHPDDEYAQKNHNSLGKPESWYVLEAPKESSLIYGHNAKNPEEFKSMVEDGSWDKLLKKEAIEEGDFLYVPPGKVHAITPEVVIYELQRSSDITYRLYDYDRLDDQGNARELHIKESLDNTKIPDTDHFVTKKAKGKVFSSEFFSLEVVEGAYQKEYICPESTDWLQITAIKGSGTINGIKFAKAQSAITIKGIEKMIITGNLKILVSWIKK; from the coding sequence ATGGAAATTTTGAAATTAGCACCATTCTTTAGTGAACGTCTTTGGGGCGGACAAAAACTAAAAGAAATGGGTTTTAAAACCCCAATTAATAAAAAAATTGGTGAAGCCTGAGTAATCTCTGCTCACGACAATGGAATGTCTTACGTGGACTCTCCAGGAGCATATGAAGGAATCTCGTTAAAAGATTTATTTGCAAAACATCCCGAACTTTTTGGCAATACAGCCTATGAAGAATATCCTTTGTTAGTTAAAATAATAACTGCCAAAGACTATTTATCAGTTCAAGTTCATCCTGATGACGAATATGCACAAAAAAATCATAATTCTTTGGGTAAACCTGAAAGTTGATATGTTCTTGAAGCTCCAAAAGAAAGTAGCTTAATTTATGGACATAATGCTAAAAACCCAGAGGAATTCAAAAGTATGGTGGAAGATGGTTCTTGGGATAAGTTACTTAAAAAAGAAGCAATTGAAGAAGGTGACTTTCTATATGTTCCCCCAGGTAAAGTCCACGCAATTACACCTGAAGTTGTAATCTATGAGTTACAAAGATCAAGTGACATAACATATCGTTTGTATGATTATGATCGTTTAGATGATCAAGGAAATGCAAGAGAGTTACACATTAAAGAATCTTTGGATAATACTAAAATTCCAGACACAGACCACTTTGTTACCAAAAAAGCTAAAGGAAAAGTTTTTTCATCAGAGTTTTTTTCACTAGAAGTTGTTGAAGGGGCTTATCAAAAGGAGTATATTTGTCCTGAGTCTACCGATTGATTACAAATAACAGCCATTAAAGGTTCGGGAACAATCAATGGAATAAAATTTGCTAAAGCTCAATCAGCCATAACAATTAAGGGTATTGAAAAAATGATAATAACAGGAAATTTGAAAATTCTTGTATCTTGAATTAAAAAATAA
- the tsaD gene encoding tRNA (adenosine(37)-N6)-threonylcarbamoyltransferase complex transferase subunit TsaD, which produces MIILAIESSCDELSIAILNNGKVLTNIISSQIKDHQKFGGVVPELAARLHLENIEFVIKSALKEADLSINEIEAVGYTQTPGLIGSLIVGKIIAQTIARYLNVPLYPCHHILGHIYGASIEKEFVYPVLAMVVSGGHTQIQLLNSVEDYEIIGQTQDDAIGECYDKVARYLGLNYPGGPEIDKLAKSGNPDAYKLPIPKTENEFDFSYSGLKTACINLINKMKQNNQKINIADFSASFQKIAVEAIAEKFEKAVKKYQPKTITVAGGVSANSSIRQKIMEIGENNQINNIIIPKLEYCTDNGAMIGKLTQEMINISKKLI; this is translated from the coding sequence ATGATAATTTTGGCGATAGAATCTAGTTGTGATGAATTGAGCATTGCGATTTTAAATAATGGAAAAGTTTTAACTAACATTATTTCAAGCCAGATTAAAGATCACCAGAAATTTGGTGGGGTTGTCCCAGAACTGGCAGCTCGACTACATTTAGAAAATATCGAATTTGTAATTAAATCAGCTTTGAAAGAAGCTGATTTATCTATTAATGAGATAGAAGCTGTTGGCTACACCCAAACCCCGGGATTAATAGGTAGCTTAATAGTTGGTAAAATCATTGCTCAAACAATTGCTAGATATTTAAATGTCCCCCTTTATCCTTGCCATCATATCCTTGGTCATATTTACGGAGCTAGTATAGAAAAAGAGTTTGTATATCCAGTTTTAGCTATGGTTGTAAGTGGTGGGCACACTCAGATTCAACTTTTGAATTCGGTAGAAGATTATGAAATCATTGGTCAAACACAAGATGACGCCATTGGTGAATGTTACGACAAAGTTGCTAGATATTTGGGCTTAAATTATCCTGGAGGCCCAGAAATTGATAAACTAGCGAAATCAGGAAACCCCGATGCCTACAAACTACCAATTCCAAAAACTGAAAATGAGTTTGATTTTTCTTATTCTGGATTGAAAACTGCCTGCATAAACTTAATTAATAAAATGAAGCAAAATAATCAAAAAATTAATATAGCAGATTTTTCAGCCTCATTTCAAAAGATTGCGGTTGAAGCGATTGCTGAAAAATTTGAAAAAGCCGTTAAGAAATATCAACCCAAAACAATAACGGTGGCTGGAGGAGTTAGTGCTAACTCTTCAATTCGCCAAAAAATTATGGAAATTGGTGAAAACAATCAAATTAATAACATTATCATTCCTAAATTGGAATATTGTACCGATAATGGTGCAATGATTGGAAAATTAACACAAGAAATGATAAATATTTCCAAAAAATTGATATAA
- a CDS encoding MurR/RpiR family transcriptional regulator: MRSFLVKLATIDENILTSRETQIVEYIKANLHEIVNSNMKIERLAQEVGTGYSAIYGLLNKLNIRGYRDFSISLSNDADSQEIEVAKNDENVAASYINLIKQNYSLIEKRAIFESLKLIRKSTRIFICYWENSLMGPAQVLENFLYKEKLNCYLLDNDWDTLLDRVENLREDDLFIFYTKYGQSKHLERIMNRIKNKNGDIIYISGRVSNPEIARLANSSHTLIIENYESTQFNSYVSQSVPFHYFNDLFIYHFVNTSNQERAE, encoded by the coding sequence ATGAGATCATTTTTAGTAAAATTAGCAACAATAGATGAGAATATATTAACAAGTAGAGAAACTCAAATTGTGGAATATATCAAAGCAAACTTGCATGAAATAGTAAATAGTAATATGAAAATCGAAAGGTTAGCTCAGGAAGTTGGAACCGGATATAGTGCAATTTATGGACTTTTAAATAAACTAAATATTAGAGGTTATCGTGATTTTTCAATTTCACTTTCAAATGATGCAGATTCACAAGAAATTGAAGTGGCAAAAAATGACGAAAATGTTGCAGCTAGCTACATTAATTTAATTAAGCAAAACTATTCTTTGATCGAGAAAAGAGCAATTTTTGAGTCATTAAAATTAATCAGAAAATCAACAAGAATTTTTATCTGTTACTGAGAGAATTCTTTAATGGGGCCAGCTCAGGTTTTAGAAAACTTCTTGTACAAAGAAAAACTGAACTGTTATCTATTGGACAATGATTGAGATACTTTATTAGATAGAGTCGAAAACTTAAGAGAAGATGATTTATTTATTTTTTATACAAAATACGGTCAATCAAAACACTTAGAGAGAATTATGAATAGAATAAAAAACAAAAACGGAGATATAATTTATATCTCTGGAAGAGTTTCGAATCCAGAAATCGCCAGATTAGCAAATTCATCACATACATTAATAATCGAAAATTACGAATCTACTCAATTTAATAGTTATGTTTCGCAATCAGTTCCCTTTCACTATTTTAATGATTTATTTATTTATCATTTTGTAAATACGTCAAACCAAGAAAGAGCTGAATAA
- a CDS encoding cob(I)yrinic acid a,c-diamide adenosyltransferase, with the protein MNQRVQLLFKIAIIPVYAAMVVGAKEALALVPNIELVSFLLSFAALVFPLTMVFGIITVFTFIEVFIYSYGVAQWMLLYLVAWPILVLITVLFRPLIKRHWWIFVIINGLFGLSFGLIDATLNYFVWFNFDFPVTIAYYLRGVTFDVIHGVGNFMIAIILYHPVMALWNSHLKKYLGGSGFVKQEKGYIHLIMGEGKGKTSALNGMGLRAAGAGWTVKYVRFLKNRPTSENKMLKKAKIKVENFYHFSKKFIWEMNPEEIQEFKIETQKGFDYLKKVLQDSNNDMVLIDELLGAIENKLIDEDELISVLKNRRPGIEVVISGRYASANLIKLADLTSKIEPVKHYFDQGVEARKGIEF; encoded by the coding sequence ATGAACCAGAGAGTCCAACTATTATTTAAAATTGCAATTATACCAGTTTATGCTGCAATGGTAGTTGGGGCTAAGGAAGCTTTAGCGCTTGTTCCAAATATTGAATTAGTTTCATTCCTATTATCATTTGCTGCCTTAGTATTTCCTTTGACAATGGTATTTGGAATAATCACGGTATTTACATTTATTGAAGTATTTATATATTCATATGGAGTCGCTCAATGAATGTTGTTATATTTAGTGGCTTGACCTATTTTGGTTTTAATCACAGTTTTATTTCGACCATTAATAAAAAGACACTGATGGATTTTTGTCATTATAAATGGTTTATTTGGATTAAGTTTTGGATTAATTGACGCTACCTTAAATTATTTTGTCTGATTTAATTTTGACTTTCCCGTAACAATTGCTTACTATTTGCGAGGAGTTACTTTTGATGTAATTCACGGGGTTGGTAATTTTATGATAGCCATAATTTTATATCATCCGGTAATGGCTCTATGAAATAGTCATTTAAAAAAATATTTAGGAGGTAGTGGTTTCGTGAAACAAGAAAAAGGATATATTCATTTAATAATGGGAGAAGGTAAAGGAAAAACCTCAGCTCTTAATGGTATGGGGTTGCGCGCTGCTGGAGCTGGTTGAACGGTTAAATACGTGAGATTTCTAAAAAACCGACCTACAAGTGAAAATAAGATGCTTAAAAAAGCCAAAATTAAGGTTGAAAACTTTTACCACTTTTCTAAGAAGTTTATTTGAGAGATGAATCCAGAAGAGATTCAAGAATTTAAAATTGAGACCCAAAAAGGCTTTGATTACTTAAAAAAAGTCTTACAAGACTCAAATAATGACATGGTTTTAATAGATGAATTGTTGGGTGCTATTGAAAATAAATTAATTGATGAAGATGAATTAATATCTGTTTTAAAAAATCGTCGACCAGGAATTGAAGTAGTAATTTCTGGGAGGTATGCATCTGCTAATTTAATTAAATTAGCAGATTTAACAAGTAAAATTGAACCGGTCAAACATTATTTTGACCAAGGTGTTGAAGCTAGAAAAGGAATAGAATTTTAA
- the deoD gene encoding purine-nucleoside phosphorylase has protein sequence MTPHIEAKKEEIAKVVIMPGDPLRAEVIAKKFLTDYKLVNKVRNMFMFTGFYKGTKVTIAGSGMGCASIGIYSYELYKFYDVDHIIRVGSAGAYTDKLKVYDIVNTKEAFGESPYPKLAAGIDSNLVPSSKELYELINKTAAENKISVHEGKVHSSDVFYRKTDSMAFAKENKLDCVEMESLALFANAIETKKSAACLLTISDSFVTKEVTTAEERQNNFMDMIKIALETATKL, from the coding sequence ATGACACCACATATTGAAGCTAAAAAAGAAGAAATAGCAAAAGTAGTAATAATGCCAGGAGACCCACTAAGAGCTGAAGTTATTGCTAAGAAGTTTTTGACTGACTACAAATTAGTTAACAAAGTTAGAAACATGTTTATGTTTACAGGATTTTATAAAGGAACTAAAGTTACCATTGCAGGAAGTGGAATGGGATGTGCTAGTATTGGAATTTACTCATATGAACTATATAAATTCTATGATGTTGACCACATTATTAGAGTAGGATCGGCTGGAGCATATACAGATAAACTTAAAGTTTATGATATTGTTAACACAAAAGAAGCTTTCGGAGAATCCCCATATCCAAAATTGGCAGCAGGAATTGATAGCAATTTAGTTCCTTCTTCAAAAGAGTTATATGAATTGATTAACAAAACTGCAGCAGAAAATAAAATTTCTGTTCATGAGGGAAAAGTTCACTCAAGTGATGTTTTTTACCGCAAAACTGATTCAATGGCATTTGCTAAAGAAAATAAATTAGATTGTGTGGAAATGGAATCGCTTGCATTGTTTGCAAACGCCATTGAAACTAAAAAAAGTGCAGCTTGTTTGTTAACCATTTCAGATAGCTTTGTAACCAAAGAGGTAACAACAGCTGAAGAGCGACAAAACAACTTTATGGATATGATTAAAATTGCTTTAGAAACAGCGACAAAATTATAG
- a CDS encoding vitamin B12-dependent ribonucleotide reductase, whose product MYSNKLIESLNKDLATEFKNLKQISKDFSKTFDGVSRMVMLDRYAQKDLLLKTLKVGDLVVTTIKDDPVFPSRGIGTVIKVLNDGRYEVEIEQAYVGIIDPESTIESKRENVIFKNKTELDKPLELFWEQIAYRVGHALGKIEKTDQKLISEKFTEELEKLNVIPAGRVLFGAGSDSAVTFFNCYVMPFIKDDRVGIAEHRQQVAEIMSRGGGVGTNGSTLRPRGAIAKSVGGKSSGSVSWLNDLSGLTHLIEQGGSRRGAQMIMMSDWHPDIIEFIISKMQNTNILLWLREHSQSHLIREQANNKLRFKNLGPNERRTYEAILANKKNIDKETVQEAQKNLDAGGTWVVSNPDFLSGANISVTLTDKFMSAVERDLNWELKFPDLDSFDAKQKNFYDTNWDKMGDVFEWEAQGYPVKVYEKIPARDLWDLINFCATYSAEPGIFFIDKANKMTNAQGYGMKVVATNPCGEQPLAPYSVCNLAAINLENFVNKKTKEVLYNELAETVANCVQMQDNVIDATPYFLEANKKQALGERRVGLGVMGLHDMLIWAGLRYGSPEANKVVDKVFETICLSAYRKSIELGKIKGSFPFLTDKKKFIKSGFIQSLPKDIQEGILKNGLRNSHLLTVAPTGSTGTMVGASTGLEPYFAFSYFRSGRLGKFMEVKARIVEEWLTYNPEFVDKPLPDIFVSAMELSPEEHADVQCIIQRWVDSSISKTVNAPKGYSVKQVEQIYSRLYKGGAKGGTVYVDGSRDTQVLSLNDDDQTIDDGLEVISNNKLAKPIEGEQKIGNEIGDLCPVCSIGTLIDSAGCVTCNNCGAQLKCGL is encoded by the coding sequence ATGTATTCAAATAAATTAATTGAGTCTCTAAATAAAGACTTAGCAACTGAATTTAAAAATTTAAAGCAAATAAGTAAGGATTTTAGTAAAACCTTTGATGGTGTTTCTAGAATGGTTATGTTAGACCGATATGCACAAAAAGACTTATTATTAAAAACTCTGAAAGTCGGAGATTTAGTAGTCACAACAATTAAAGACGATCCGGTTTTTCCTTCGCGTGGAATTGGAACAGTAATTAAAGTTTTAAATGATGGACGCTACGAAGTTGAAATCGAACAAGCTTATGTGGGAATAATAGATCCAGAGTCAACTATTGAAAGCAAAAGAGAAAATGTCATATTCAAGAATAAAACTGAATTGGACAAACCCTTAGAACTTTTTTGAGAACAAATCGCTTATCGTGTTGGGCATGCTTTAGGTAAAATCGAAAAAACTGATCAAAAATTGATTAGTGAAAAATTCACTGAAGAACTAGAAAAATTAAACGTTATTCCAGCGGGACGAGTTTTGTTTGGAGCAGGAAGTGATAGTGCTGTAACATTTTTTAACTGTTATGTAATGCCGTTCATTAAAGATGATCGTGTAGGCATCGCTGAACACCGTCAACAAGTGGCAGAAATTATGAGTCGTGGAGGAGGAGTCGGTACCAATGGTTCAACACTAAGACCTCGAGGTGCAATTGCCAAATCGGTTGGAGGAAAATCTTCAGGATCGGTTAGTTGGTTAAATGACTTATCAGGATTGACCCATTTAATTGAACAAGGAGGTTCAAGAAGAGGTGCTCAAATGATTATGATGTCAGATTGACACCCAGATATAATAGAGTTCATAATTTCTAAAATGCAAAACACAAACATCTTATTGTGATTGCGCGAACATTCTCAATCTCATTTAATTCGTGAGCAAGCAAATAATAAATTAAGATTTAAAAACTTAGGCCCAAATGAAAGAAGAACTTATGAAGCTATTTTGGCTAATAAGAAAAACATCGATAAGGAAACCGTCCAAGAAGCTCAGAAAAATTTAGATGCTGGGGGAACTTGAGTAGTTTCAAATCCAGACTTCCTTTCAGGAGCAAATATTTCAGTGACATTAACTGATAAATTTATGAGTGCAGTTGAAAGAGACTTGAACTGAGAATTAAAATTCCCAGACCTAGATTCATTTGATGCTAAACAAAAAAACTTCTATGACACTAATTGAGATAAAATGGGAGATGTTTTTGAATGAGAAGCTCAGGGTTATCCAGTTAAAGTTTATGAAAAAATCCCTGCAAGAGATTTATGGGATTTAATAAACTTCTGTGCAACTTATTCAGCAGAGCCAGGAATCTTCTTTATTGACAAAGCAAACAAAATGACAAACGCTCAAGGTTATGGAATGAAGGTTGTGGCAACTAACCCCTGTGGGGAACAGCCACTAGCACCTTATTCAGTTTGTAATTTAGCTGCGATTAATTTAGAGAACTTTGTTAATAAAAAAACTAAAGAAGTTTTATACAATGAATTAGCAGAGACAGTGGCCAATTGTGTCCAAATGCAAGATAATGTAATTGATGCAACCCCCTATTTTTTAGAAGCAAATAAAAAACAAGCTTTAGGTGAGCGAAGAGTTGGTCTCGGGGTTATGGGTCTACACGACATGTTAATTTGAGCAGGACTTCGTTATGGTTCACCAGAAGCTAATAAAGTAGTTGATAAAGTATTTGAAACAATTTGTTTGAGTGCTTATCGTAAATCTATTGAATTGGGTAAAATCAAAGGTTCATTCCCATTCCTAACAGATAAAAAGAAATTTATTAAATCAGGATTTATTCAATCATTACCAAAGGATATCCAAGAAGGGATTCTTAAAAATGGTTTAAGAAATTCTCACCTTCTAACTGTTGCTCCAACTGGATCTACAGGAACCATGGTTGGTGCTTCAACAGGGTTGGAACCTTATTTTGCCTTTTCATATTTTAGATCTGGACGACTAGGTAAATTTATGGAAGTAAAAGCTAGAATTGTAGAAGAATGATTAACTTATAATCCTGAATTTGTTGACAAGCCTTTGCCTGATATTTTTGTTTCAGCTATGGAGTTATCACCAGAAGAGCATGCTGATGTTCAATGTATTATTCAAAGATGAGTTGACTCTTCTATTTCTAAAACAGTTAATGCACCAAAAGGTTATTCAGTTAAACAAGTCGAACAAATTTACTCACGACTTTACAAAGGTGGAGCCAAAGGTGGAACAGTTTATGTTGATGGAAGTCGAGACACTCAAGTGTTATCATTAAATGATGATGATCAAACTATTGATGATGGATTAGAAGTAATTAGCAACAATAAACTTGCTAAACCAATTGAGGGTGAACAAAAGATTGGAAACGAAATTGGTGATTTATGTCCAGTTTGTTCAATTGGAACCTTAATCGATTCAGCTGGTTGTGTCACTTGTAATAACTGTGGGGCACAATTAAAATGTGGTCTATAA